A window of the Streptomyces finlayi genome harbors these coding sequences:
- a CDS encoding bifunctional [glutamine synthetase] adenylyltransferase/[glutamine synthetase]-adenylyl-L-tyrosine phosphorylase, translating into MTTVPGRSSSTFTRLLRHGFTDPSAAERLLELGALSSVRSDPVLLEALGATADPDLALRSLVRVVEAEEADERQRLLDTLVTAKPLRDRLLGVLGASEALGDHLARHPRDWRALVTYEATDLHPGVAEFERGLADAVDPDTLRISYRRCLLAIAARDVCGTIDVAETAAELADLATATLRAALAIARTATPADAALCRVAVIAMGKCGGHELNYVSDVDVIFVAEPADGVEESMAVPAATRLAAHMMRICSDTTGEGTIWPVDANLRPEGRNGPLVRTLSSHLAYYQRWAKTWEFQALLKARPVAGDPELGAEYVEAVSPLVWQAAERDNFVADVQKMRRRVVETIPVDRVDRELKLGPGGLRDVEFAVQLLQLVHGRSDASLHSGSTLEALRALAEGGYVGRVDAAHFDEAYRFLRAMEHRIQLYRLRRTHLVPEGEADLRRLGRSLGMRTDPVAELNKAWKRHASVVRRLHEKLFYRPLLDAVAQLAPGESRLSAKAAGIRLEALGYADPAAALRHLEALSSGVSRKAAIQRTLLPVLLGWFADSADPDAGLLGFRKVSDALGKTPWYLRLLRDEGAAAENLARVLSAGRLAPDLLLRAPEAVAILGDPEGLKPRTREHLEQEVLAAVGRADGAESAVAAVRGIRRRELFRTTAADIIRSYGTEESPAEQDLGALVDRVGSAVSDLNAATLSGALRAAVRERWGDTLPTRFAVIGMGRFGGHELGYGSDADVLFVHEPREGVSDQEASRAANTVVSEMRRLLQLPTADPPLLIDADLRPEGKSGPMVRTLKSYGAYYRRWALIWESQALLRAEPVAGDEELGREFIDLIDPLRYPMEGLGDDAVREIRRLKARMESERMPRGADPTLHAKLGRGGLSDVEWTVQLMQLQHGWVEPGLRTTRTREALAAACAAGLIPAEEAQTLDEAWVLATRVRNAVMLVRGRPGDTFPSNPRELTAVGRYLGYEPGHVGDMLDDYRRITRRARAVMEERFYGAV; encoded by the coding sequence ATGACGACGGTGCCGGGGCGCAGTAGCAGTACGTTCACCCGTCTGCTACGGCACGGTTTCACCGATCCCTCCGCAGCCGAACGGCTCCTGGAGCTGGGTGCCCTCTCCTCCGTACGGTCCGATCCGGTCCTGCTCGAAGCGCTCGGCGCGACCGCCGACCCCGATCTGGCACTGCGGAGCCTCGTCCGGGTGGTCGAGGCCGAGGAGGCCGACGAGCGGCAGAGGCTGCTGGACACGCTGGTCACCGCCAAGCCCCTCCGGGACCGGCTCCTCGGCGTGCTCGGTGCCTCGGAGGCGCTCGGGGACCACCTGGCGCGCCACCCGCGCGACTGGCGGGCACTCGTCACGTACGAGGCCACCGACCTGCACCCGGGCGTGGCCGAATTCGAGCGGGGGCTCGCCGACGCCGTGGATCCGGACACGCTGCGCATCTCCTACCGTCGCTGCCTGCTGGCCATAGCGGCCCGGGACGTCTGCGGCACCATCGATGTCGCCGAGACCGCCGCCGAGCTGGCCGACCTGGCGACGGCCACGCTCCGGGCGGCGCTCGCCATCGCCCGTACGGCCACGCCCGCCGACGCCGCCCTCTGCCGGGTCGCCGTCATCGCGATGGGCAAGTGCGGCGGCCACGAACTGAACTACGTCTCCGACGTCGACGTGATCTTCGTGGCGGAGCCCGCCGACGGGGTCGAGGAGAGCATGGCGGTGCCCGCCGCCACCAGGCTGGCCGCCCACATGATGCGGATCTGCTCCGACACGACGGGCGAGGGCACCATCTGGCCGGTCGACGCCAACCTCCGCCCCGAGGGGCGCAACGGCCCCCTCGTCCGGACTCTCTCCTCCCACCTCGCGTACTACCAGCGCTGGGCCAAGACCTGGGAGTTCCAGGCACTGCTGAAGGCCCGGCCGGTCGCCGGTGACCCCGAGCTGGGCGCCGAGTACGTCGAGGCGGTCTCTCCGCTGGTGTGGCAGGCAGCCGAACGGGACAACTTCGTCGCCGACGTGCAGAAGATGCGCCGCCGTGTCGTCGAGACCATTCCGGTGGACCGCGTCGACCGCGAACTGAAGCTGGGACCGGGCGGGCTGCGTGACGTCGAGTTCGCCGTCCAGCTGCTCCAGCTCGTACACGGCCGCAGCGACGCGAGTCTGCACAGCGGATCCACGCTGGAGGCGCTGCGGGCGCTCGCCGAAGGCGGCTACGTGGGGCGCGTCGACGCCGCGCACTTCGACGAGGCGTACCGCTTCCTGCGTGCCATGGAGCACCGCATCCAGCTCTACCGGCTGCGCCGCACCCACCTCGTGCCCGAGGGCGAGGCGGACCTGCGCCGGCTCGGCCGGTCCCTCGGGATGCGTACGGACCCGGTCGCCGAACTCAACAAGGCGTGGAAGCGCCACGCGTCCGTCGTGCGCCGGCTGCACGAGAAGCTCTTCTACCGGCCTTTGCTGGACGCTGTCGCCCAGCTGGCCCCCGGCGAGTCCCGGCTCAGTGCCAAGGCCGCCGGAATCCGGCTGGAAGCCCTCGGCTACGCGGACCCGGCAGCGGCCCTGCGGCATCTGGAGGCGCTGTCGTCCGGGGTCTCCCGCAAGGCCGCCATCCAGCGCACGCTGCTGCCGGTGCTGCTCGGCTGGTTCGCGGACTCCGCCGACCCGGACGCCGGACTCCTCGGCTTCCGCAAGGTCTCGGACGCGCTGGGCAAGACGCCCTGGTACCTGCGGCTCCTGCGCGACGAGGGGGCGGCGGCGGAGAACCTCGCCCGTGTCCTGTCCGCCGGGCGCCTCGCTCCCGACCTGCTGCTGCGCGCCCCGGAGGCCGTGGCGATCCTCGGCGATCCAGAGGGCCTGAAGCCGCGCACCAGGGAACACCTGGAGCAGGAGGTGCTGGCCGCGGTGGGGCGGGCCGACGGTGCCGAGTCCGCGGTCGCGGCGGTGCGTGGCATACGGCGCCGGGAGCTGTTCCGGACGACTGCGGCCGACATCATCCGCTCGTACGGAACGGAGGAGAGCCCCGCCGAACAGGACCTGGGCGCACTCGTCGACCGGGTCGGCTCCGCGGTCTCCGACCTGAACGCCGCCACTTTGTCGGGCGCGCTGCGGGCCGCCGTACGGGAGCGCTGGGGAGACACCCTCCCGACCCGGTTCGCGGTGATCGGGATGGGCCGCTTCGGGGGGCACGAGCTGGGGTACGGCTCCGACGCGGACGTGCTGTTCGTCCATGAGCCGCGGGAGGGGGTGAGCGACCAGGAGGCGTCCCGGGCCGCCAACACGGTCGTGTCGGAGATGCGCAGGCTGCTCCAACTGCCCACTGCGGATCCGCCGCTGCTGATCGACGCCGATCTGCGGCCGGAGGGCAAGAGCGGCCCGATGGTGCGGACACTCAAGTCGTACGGGGCGTACTACCGGCGGTGGGCGCTGATCTGGGAGAGCCAGGCGCTGTTGCGGGCCGAGCCGGTCGCGGGCGACGAGGAGCTGGGGCGCGAGTTCATTGATCTGATCGATCCGCTTCGGTATCCGATGGAGGGGCTGGGGGACGACGCGGTCCGCGAGATCCGCCGGCTCAAGGCCCGGATGGAGTCCGAGCGCATGCCGCGCGGCGCCGATCCGACGCTGCACGCGAAACTGGGGCGCGGCGGGCTCAGTGACGTCGAATGGACCGTTCAGCTCATGCAGTTGCAGCACGGCTGGGTCGAGCCGGGGCTGCGGACGACGCGTACGAGGGAGGCACTCGCCGCGGCCTGTGCGGCCGGACTCATTCCGGCCGAGGAAGCGCAGACCCTGGACGAGGCATGGGTGCTGGCGACGCGGGTGCGCAACGCCGTGATGCTGGTGCGGGGACGGCCGGGAGACACGTTCCCGTCGAACCCGCGCGAGCTCACGGCTGTGGGGCGGTACCTGGGGTACGAGCCGGGGCACGTCGGCGACATGCTGGACGACTACCGGCGGATTACGCGGCGGGCCCGGGCGGTGATGGAGGAGCGGTTCTACGGGGCG